One Archangium violaceum genomic window, CGCTCATGAGCGGCAACATCGCCGAGGCGCGCCGCCTGGTCGAGAATCTCCTCCCCCGGGCGAGCTCCCGTTCGGACATCGAGGCCGTCCATGGCCTGAAGCATGACGTCCACTTCGCCTCGGGTGAGCGCGAGGAGGGCATCACCTGCATGTTGGAATGCCTGGTGTTGCTGGGCATGCCGCTCTCGCGGCACCCCACCTGGGAGGAGGCGGTGGCCGCCCATGAGGAGACATGGGCCCTGCTGGGGGGGCGTCCCATCGAGAGCCTCATCCACCTGCCCCCCATGACCGAGCCGAATGTGGAGCTGGTCATCCGTGCCCTCTTCACACTCTTCAATTCCGCGTACTCCACCAACCCCCCCCTGCTCATCGTCCTCTTGAGCCGGATGGTCTCCCTCTCCCTGCGCCACGGCTTCGTGGCTGCCGCGGTGCCCGGCTTCAGCTGGTTTGGTGTCATCACCGGCTCGTTCTTCAAGCGGTACCGGGACGGCCTTGCCTTCGCGAGGCTCGCCCGCGAGTTCGTCGAGCGCAACGACCTGTCCGCCAAACGGGGCGAGGTCCTCCTCAGCTCACAGTTCAGCAGTTATTGGTCCGAGCCCCTCCCCAAGGCGCAGGAGCTCGTCGTCAGCGGCTTCCAACACGCGCTTCACGTGGGGAGCACGGCTACCGCCGCCTACTGCGGCCTCGAGCTCGTCCTGAACCGCCTGGCCATGGGACACAACCTGGAGGAGGTGCACCGGGAGTCGCTCGTCCGCGGCGAGTTCTTGAGCAAGACGGGCCTCCTGGATCCCCAGGAGTCGCTCCTCCTGGCGCAGCGCTACGTGCAGCAGATGCGTGGCTGCTCCCTCTCGTTCGGCACGCTCGATGGGGAAGGCTTCGATGAGCGGGCCTTCGAGGCCCGACTGCCGCCAGTCCCCAGGAGGAGCACGCGCGCCTTCTGGGTCACCCGGCTCCAGTCGCGATTCATGTGCGGCGACTACGCGGAAGCCCGCCGAGCGGCGGACAAGGCGGCCGAGCTCCTGCAGACCAACAATGGCATCCTCTTCTTCCGCGAATTCAACCTCTACCGCGCCCTGGCCCTGGCGGCGTGCTTCGAGGGCGTCACCGCGGAGGAGCAGCGCCAGTTCCTCGAGGCCATGCAGCGTCACCAGCGGCAGCTGGCGGAGTGGGCGGAGAATTGCCCCGAGAACTTCCACGCGCTCGAGCGCATGGTGGCCGCGGAGCTGGCCCGCCTCGAGGGGCGGCTGGAGGAGGCGATACGCGCCTACGAGGAAGCCATCCGCTCGGCTCGGGAGAATGGGGCCACCCACTACGTGGCACTGGCCGCCGAGCTCGCGGCGAACTTCTGGCGCACGCGTCATGCACCGCTCGTCGCCGAGGGCTTCGCGCGCGAAGCGCGGGCGGCGTACCTGCGGTGGGGTGCCCTGGGCAAGGTCCAGCACATGGAGGCCCAGTGGCCCCACCTCTCTTCCGAGGCGTCCACCCGGGACGAGCTGACCACCAGCAGCACGGCCTCGACCCGCATCGACGCGCTCACGGTCGTCAAGGCCTGGCAGGCCGTCTCCAGCGAAATCGTCCTGGAGCACCTGGTGACCACGCTGCTGCGCGCGGCCATCGAGAACGCCGGAGCCCAGAGAGGCGCCCTGTTGCTCCCCGACGGGGACACGCTGTCGGTGGCGGCCATCTCCGATGCTCCGTCGGAGGGGGCGACCCCCGAGTTGCCCTGGACGCTCCTCTCCTATGTGCGGCGCACGCGGGAGCACGTGCTCATCGGCGATGCCTCCAGGCCGCACCCCTTCTTCGCCGATGCGTACCTGGCGCGCGGCGGAGCGCGCTCGGTGTTGTGCCTGCCCCTGTTGAGGCAGGAGCGGTTCTCCGGAGTGCTGTACCTGGAGAACGACCTGGCGGCGGATGCCTTCAGCCCGGCGCGATTGACGCTGCTGGAACACCTGGCCTCGCAGGCGGCCATCTCCATCGAGAATGCCCGGCTCTATGAGGACGTCCAGCGCGCCAGGGCGGAGCTGCGCCGGGCGAATGAAGAACTGGAGCAGCGGGTGGAGGAGCGCACGCGCGAGCTCAAGCAGGCCCAGGCCCGGCTGGTGGATACGGCGCGCGAGGTGGGTATGACGGAGGTGGCCTCCAACGTGCTGCACAACGTGGGCAATGTGCTCACCAGCGCCGTCGTCAGCCTCGAGGTGATGCGCAAGGCGGTGGGCTCGCTGCGCGTGGGCCGTCTGAGACAGGCGGCGGCGCTCCTGGTGGAGCAGCGGGAGAACCTGGCGGACTTCCTGACGACGAGCCCCCGGGGCAGACAGTTGCCGGACTACCTGACGGCGCTGGGGGAGGAGCTGGTGAACGACCAGACGCGCCTGATGGAGGACATGGAGGCGATGAACCGGCACATCGAGCACATCCGCGCCATCATCCAGGTGCAACAGACGTATGCGCGGAGCTCGCTGATGACGGAGGAGTGCGAGCTGGCCCAGCTCATCGACGACGCCCTGCGCATCCAGACGGGGGCATTGCAGCGCCACGGTGTCACCGTGCACCGGGAGCTGGAGGCGGTGCCCCGGGTGAAGGTGGACAAGCACAAGGTGCTGCAGATCCTCATCAACCTCATCAGCAACGCCAGGAACGCACTGGACTCGAAGCCCGAGGGCGAGCGCAACCTGTGGGTGAAGCTGAGGGCGGAGGGGTCGATGGCACGCATCCAGGTGGTGGACGATGGAGTGGGAATCTCCCCCGAGGTGAAGGGGAAGCTGTTCTCCCACGGTTTCACCACGCGCAAGGACGGCCATGGCTTCGGACTGCACTCCAGCGCGCTGGCGGCACAGCTCCTGAATGGCCGCCTCGGGCTCGACAGCGATGGACCGGGTCGGGGAGCCGTGTCCACGCTGGAGCTTCCGCTCCACTGACGAACGGGGAGGTAAGCGTCCTACTCCAGCAACTCACCGAGGGCGATGCCGCGCAGCCCTTCCATGCCCGCTGCTTGGAGCTTCTCCAGCAGGTCCGTGCGCATGAGCGTGGTGTTGGTGTTCTCCGCGAGGCGGAACAGCTTCACATCCTCGGGGACCTTCTCGGGGAGGATGTGGAGCCGCCGGATTCCAGCAAGGCGTCCCGGTGTCTCCGTGGGGAGCCGTCCATAAAGGGACTTCTCGAAGTCGAAGCAGGGCACCTTCAGCAGCGGATTGACGAAGCCGTACTTCTCGGGCCGGACGCGCCCCTTGCGGTCCTTGAGGATGAAGGGCAGGTACTCGGTCTGCTCCTCCGTCACGCCTTCCGCTCGCATGAGGTCCCAGGCTCGCTGGGAGGCCAGGATGACTCGGGTTGTCGTGTAGATGAAGTCCGTGAAGCGGTTGCCGGACCTGGTCGACAGGGTGATTTCCGTCGTCGGAGGGAACTTGGAGGCAAGCGGCACGCCCCGCCGGGCCAGGGCTGGAAGGGGGAGGACCTTGTTGACAGGCTCGGTCGCGGCGATCTCCGGCCCCGGAAAGAAGGGGACCACGACATAGGAAAAGCGAGTCTGGGTCATGAGGTGCTCGTCCGTGAAGTGCACCCTCTTGGACTCGGGAGAGGGCGCTTGGGAGACAACATGCCATGGTGCTCAGCGACCGGAACCCGGATTCGCCTTCACGCGGGTGATGAGCGCCGAGGCCACCTCGCCCGTGTCCGAACTGGACCAGACCAGGATTTCGTCTCCCCGCGCATAGCCGCGTACCAGCGAGCGCACGGCGGCGGCGATGGAGATGGCCCCGCTCGCGGCCCCCGTGTCGCCCAGGGAGATCGCGGGACACTGAATGCTGGTGGGAAGCTCATGGGCCGGGGACAGGCGAACCAGCGCGGTCCCCCACTCGTAGGCTCGTGCCTCCTCGCCATTCAGGTCGGCATAGACCTCGGCGACGTGCTGGCGGCCTTCGAGCGTCCGGGCCACGACGCCGGCCACGCCCTCTCCTGAGCCTCTCTGCTGGCGAGCGCGGCTCTGTGCTTCCTTGCCAATCTGGACGCCCTCGATGAGTGCCTCCACCCGGGCCTGGCGACGCCGGGCCTCTGGCTCATGCTCCACGAGCACCGCCGCGCTCGCCTGCCCCGGCATGAGCCCCACCACCTGCTCTCCCACCTTGAGTCGGCCACGCTGGGCGAGCCATGCCAGCTCATCCGCTCCCACGAGGCTGTCCACTCCGACGATGAGGGCCCGTGAGATGCGCCCCGCCTCGATTTCCTCGCCCGCGGCGTGGATGGCCATGAGGACCGAGGCATGCCCCTGCATCATCAGACATGTACGCGCCGGAGCAATGGGCAGCTCGACCTCGCCCAGGATGGAGGGGATGAGGTGCTCGGAGAAGAGCTCCTCGATGACGGAGCCCAACTCGTCGTTCCGGGGTGGAGACAGGCAGAGGTAGAGCGCGGTGGAGCGCCAGAAGGCGGAGTCGCCGGGTGTCAGGCCGGCGTACCGCATCAGGTCCTGGAGCGCCTGCGCCGCCAGTCGCGTATAGAGGCCGACACCCTCGTATCCGTCTGCGATGCCCTTCAGCGGATGTCCCATCACGAGGGCCGCGCCTTCCTCCTCGTCTTCGGAGAACACCTCGAAGGGAAGGGGTGCTGGACGCGAGAGCCCGGCCCGAAGGGAGGCGCACGCCGTGATGACGTCTTCCCCGATGGTGCTGAGCATTCCCAACCCGGTGATGGCGAGTCTCACGTGGCGTGTCCGAAGAAAGGCCGAGGAGGGAATGCGGCCCGGTTATCGGGCCCCCCTCCGCGAGGACGCGCTCCTGGGAGGCCGGAGGAGCGCGGCGGGGATGAAGGGGTACTGCTCCGCGGTCTTGATTTTTCGAAGGCGGGCGACCCGGACGAGCGCGGTTCCCTCGAGGAACACATTCGCCTCCGTCCGGTCATGGAAGGGGTCCACCGTGCCTGAGTCGCGCTCGCTCTCGATACCCTCCCGCCACTCGGAGGTGACCGCCTCCAGCGCATCCTCGAAGTCGCGCTCGTGGTTGCGCAGCAGTGCGTCCAGGGCCTTCAGGCGAGGAGTATCGAGCTCCGCGAGCAGCCGCGCCAGCCGCTGGGTGTCTTCCGCCGGTGGTGACTCCGGGCCCACGCCCGGCGTGAGCGCGGGAAGGAGCTTGAGGTACAGGAAGTCCTCTTCGTTCTCCGAGTCGGGCATCCACGCCGCGGGCAGGGCCTCATCGATTTCGCGGGTGAGCGCCACGTCACCGGCGCAGAGCGCATCCAGCAGGAACTCTCCCCGGCCGCGGGCCAGGTAATACCGGGTCTTGTCGTCCACCTCGGAGAGGGGCTCGTGCGCCCGCAGGAACATCAGGAACATCCGCGCGCTCTCGGAGAGCCGCTCGCGGCAGGTGCCTGTGTCATGGCTTGCCAGCAGGACACCACAGCCGATGCGGCGATAGAGGCGGCAGGTCTCGAGCGTGAGGTCGGGCACGGGCCCGTCCTCGGAGAGGCGCCCCAGGTTGTCCCGCAGCCGGGATTCCATGCTGTGGATGAGGAGCTCGAGCTTCTTGAGGCCCATGCGTCCTACTCCAGCAACTCACCGAGGGCGATGCCGCGCAGCCCTTCCATGCCCGCCGCCTGGAGCTTCTCCAGCAGGTCCGTGCGCATGAGCGTGGCGTTGGGGTGCTCTGCCAGGCGGAACAGCTTCGCATCCTCGGGAATCTTGTCCGGGATGACTTGAAGCCGAGAGATGCCCGCGAACCCGGCCCCGGGCTCATCGGAGAGCGGGGTGTAGTCGGACTTCTCGAAGTCGAAGCAGGGCACCTTCAATAGCGGATTGACGAAACCGTACTTCTCGGGCCGGGTTTTTCCCTTCCGGTCCTTGAGGACGAAGGGAAGGTACTCGACATGTTCCTCCTTCACGCCTTCCGCCCTCATCAAGTCCCATGCTCGTGGAGAGGCGAGGATGACGCCGGTCGTCGTGTAGATGAAGTCCGTGAAGCGGTTGCCGGACCTGGTCGACAGGGTGATTTCCGTCGAGGGCGGAAACTGGGCGGCCAGCGGCACGCCCCGCCGCGCCATGACGGGGAGTGGCAGGGCCTTGCTCACGGGGTCAGTCGCGGCGATCTCCGGTCCAGGGAAGTAGGGGACGACGACATACGAGAAGTGTGCTTGGGTCATGGATGGCTCGTCCGTCACGCGGAGGGTTCCTCTCAGGAGAGGAGGACCTGATTCGTCTTTATCTGGGTCAGAAGGTCTTTTGCCAAGGCATTCAAGCGTTTGTACAGCTTGGCCCCGGCACGTTTTTCCACGTCGTGCGGCTCTCCCTCTTCGCTGAGGTCTCCTTCCATCTCTTCCGCGATTTCAGTAAGGCGCCTCTCCACCATGTTGGAATAGACCATGTGCCCCCTCGCGCCCCACGGGCAATGGGCGGGCAGACTGATGATCCTCGCAACAATTGGGTTCTCGGCCAGCAGGATGATGTTCTGCGGGTTGTGCATGTTCCACTTCGACTCCGAGACGGTCGCGAGTCGGCGCTCGAAGGGAACGCTCGTCGGCTGACGCAGGATCGCGGACCTGAGCGCCGCGCGCGGAATGATGTGGTGGTACTCGTGGTCGTACGGGAACCACGCACCCAGTCGCTGGCCATGCCGATCCGGAGCGAAGTTCACGGGCTGGCTGATGCCCTTGGTCTTCGCCTGCATGTAGCCATGGCCCCCGAGGTACTCCCTTGTGACGAGTGAGCTATTGATTGCGTGCCCCACATTCCAGGCTTCCTTGTTCAGGGAGAGGCGGTGCAGGGGCTGGCCATAGCCAGCGATGTGTTTCTGGAGGAAGTCACGGGCCTTGGTCGTGAGCTCCCTCAACCGCCCTTCGGCTGCGAAGTAGCGGAAATAGTCACGCCCCACGAGCTTCTCTCCGCTGGCGCGGCGCTCCTGCTGTCGGGCCATCTCCTCGCGGGCCTTGTTGACTTCCCCCCGGTACTCACCCGCCGTGTCCTCGCGAATCTTCTTCCTGTCGCGATTGACTTCGTCAACCTTGTCCTGGGGCGGGACGTACATGTTGAAGCGGGAGCCCTTCGATTCCTCGAAGCCGTTGTTCTGATAGTGACAGGGGTGCGTCTTCCAACTGTCCCCCCTGCCGAAGTCGGCATGCTCCCAGATGCAGCCGGTCGTCTTGGGCTCCTTCTTGTGCTCCGCGAGCAGCGCTGGCTGTGACTTGTAGTGCTTCCTCTTGGCCATGGAGGACTCCTTCGACGGCCTGTCAGTGTACCTCAGCCGCGAAGCCTCTCGGTGAAGGGGCGGCTGAATGCGGTGGTTGGCGCCGCGCGGATGGCCCTCCAACGGGCGAGCTGGTGTTCCACGAACGCACGTGTCGGAACCTGATGCGCGCCCTGGCTGCGCAGCGCCAGCTCCAGGGCCAGCGCATGGCGGCGCCTCATGGGCGCGCTGACGAGCGCGTCGAGCAACGCCTGGGGTGTGAAGGGCTGACCCGCCAGATAGCGCTGCCTTGAGTCCAGCCGGACCCGGGCCTCCCGCCACCACGCCGCCACCTGCTCGGGGTGGGGCATTGGCAGTGCGTCCTCGGGCTTGGGGCTGAGGTCCGCGTCGAGGTCGTCTCCAGCATCCTCTTCCTGCTCCTCCTTCGCGGTGGAATGGACGCCTTCGATGCGCAGCCCGGTGATGGCGCTGAAGGACTCGCCAGCGAGCGCGGCGACAGGCGTTTCCCGCATCAGCGTCACGCAGGCGTCGGCCGCGGCCACGCGCCCGGAGAAGCCGAGTGCCCATAGCACGTTCGCCCGGAGTGTCTCGTCGGAGAGCAGCTCCAACAGCCGCTTCAGGTCCCGCTCGTCGCCCCCCAATCCCAGCAGCAGCAGCGGCAGTCGGCCATCGGGCACGCGTGAATCAGCCGCGGCCCTGCAAGCCGCCCATGCCTCCGGGTGGCTCCCCATCAGCCCCGCCAGGATGGCGGCATCGCGCAAGGCGGGCACCTTCGAATTCAGTGTGCGTTGGAGAAGGGCGGGCTCCAGTGGCAGCCGCGCGCGGCTGGCGGCGCGCAGCGCGGCGGCGGCAACTTCCGGCTCGGGGTGCGAGAGGAACGGCGTACACCGCGCGGCCGTGGCCAGCCCATGTACGCCCAGCGTGTCGAGCACGAGGGCACACAGAGCGGGGGTTGCGTCTTCCTTCTCGAGAAGCGAAGGGAGAGGGGCCGGAATGGCGGAGGAGGGGGCCAGCTCGAACGCACGCCGGAGGCTGGCCAGCGCAGGTGGCTCGGCCAGGGGGAGCGCGGCGAGCACCGCGGCGGACCCGGAGGGCTCTTCGGCGCGCAGCAGCGCCCGCGCGGCGGTGACGATGCGCTCGGGCTCGTCCGAGGCCAGCGCGGGCTCCAGGAGGCGCCGGGCCACGGGCGCTCCTCCCAAAATCAGGCCGTCCGGGTGCGCGGCGAACCGCTCCTCCAACTCTGCCGTGTCCGCCAGGGTGAAGTCGGGCGCGTCGAGTGCTGCCTCCCATTGGCTCCAACGGAAGGCGGCCTCATCGAGGTGCGTCTCGTAGATATCCCAGCGCAGCGACCGCCTGATGTGCTCGACCATCGCGTTAGTTGATTTCCACCGAGCCGCCCTTGATGCGGTGGGTGCCGGTGGCCTTCGACTCGAGGTTCGTGCCCTTCACGATGACCTTGCCGTTGCGGCGCAGGGTAATGCTGGCCTCTCCGCATTTGAGGACGATTTCGTCCTGGCCCTCGATGACCACCCGTTTGCCATCCACACGGGCTTCCATCGAAGGCCGGGACTGCGCGGGAGGGCTCTCCAGCAGCGCGTCCAGTAGGGGCGTGGCGGTGGGCTCCTGGATGAGCCCCATGATGAACGGCAGACGTGGGTCTCCATTCTCGAAGAGGAGGACCACTTTCTGTCGCTGGGCCACGGCGGACTGAAGCGTCCTGGCGTCCACCACCACTCCGCCGGATCCTCCAGGTTGGGCAGCTTCAGCCCCTCCTCGAAGTGACGCGAGCTGGCTCGGAAGCCCGTGCCCACGGGGTTGCGCGGCTCGAAGGAGGGCTTCGCCGGATCCGTTCGATCCCAGCCGCCGAAGGCGCGCTCCCAGGTGAGGGGCAGCTTGTCGAAGGGCAGTGGCTTCGTCGCGGCGACGCTGCCCATGCTTCGGAACCACGTCCGCTCGCCCACCACGCGCACGGCCTTCTTCAGCGGGCCCACCTGGAGGGCCACCATCCCCTCCGTGGCGCCCTTCTGTGGCGCGTATGCGTGGCCGATGAGCACCACGTCCGTGGTGGGCTTGATGAACGCGCTCTCCGGCTCGTACTTGTCGCTGGACTCGCCGGGCTCGCCCCAGGACTCGCCGCCCCACTTCACCGGCACCTGCGTGTCCGCGAGCTTCAACCCGGAGGCATCGAAGGCGTAGGTGGCCTTCACCACGAGCAGCAGCAACGGCCGCCCCTCCTCGTCGGCGAGGCCCATCATGTCGAAGGCGAAGGGGGTTTCGTTGTCGACGGTCGGGTGTCCCATGATGTGTTCGGGTCCGCCTGAATGGGGTGGCCCATCGGGCGGGCCCCGCAGCGTAGCACCCACGTGGGGCGGAGGCCGGGCCCACGACCACGGCCCCGACGAACGGGGGAGGTAGGAAATCGAACGGACTCCGTCACTCCTCCGGGCGCGGGAATCTCCCGCGACTTCCCCAGGGGAAGTGGGGGGGGCGCTGAGTCTGACCACCCTGGCGGGAGTGGCATGTGGACCGGCGCTGCTCGAGGACGAGCGCTCCTCCGCTCCACGGGAATGGCCGGGAGCCTACGGCTTCGTCCCGGCCGGGTCGGCGCCGAGCTGCTGCATCAGGGAGAAGAGGTTCGCGACTCCCCAGTGCTCGGAGATCTTCCCATCGCGCACGCGCATGGCGTCGACGGTCTCGAAGTGGATCTTCCGGCCCGTCGGCGCCACGCCCAGGAAGGTCCCCAGGTGCGTGCCGTGGTACGTCTTGTACGTCGTCACGAGGTCGCCCTCGGCGGTCTGCCAATGGATTTCCGCGCGGAAGTCCGGGAACGCGGCCCGTAGCACGTGGTACAGCGCGCGAGCACCTTCCTTGTCCGGCGAGCGGTTCGGCTGCGGCGTGTGGTCGAGGAAGTCGTCGGCGAAGAGCTCCTCGAAGAGCTCGAAGTTCCCGCGGCTCTGCACCTCCTCGGTATTGCGGCGGACGACAGCCTTCGCGGCCTCACTCAGTGCATTGTCATTCATGGTGTTTCTCCTGTGGAACCGGGTGTCTGGGTGTTGGGTTGGAATTCGAAGCCGCCGATCGTCATCCCGCCATCGACCACGAGCATCTGGCCCATGACGTAGCTGGACTCGGGCGAGCACAGCCACACGGCCGCGGCGGCGATCTCGGCGGGCTGGCCGCCGCGTCTGGAGGGGATGGCGGCGCGGGCCTTCTCCGCGAAGGCGGGGTTCTGCGCGCTGTTGGCGATGACCATCGGCGTCTCCGTCCAGCCGGGGGCGAGCGCGTTGACGCGGATGCCATGGGCCGCGTTCTCCATCGCGGCGACGCGCGTCAGGCCCTGGATGCCGTGCTTCGAGGCGGCGTAGGCGCTCATGCCGCCGGGCCCGGTCAGGGCGGCCACCGAGGCGGTGTTGACGATGGCGCCGCCACCCCCGCGCTTCATCAGCGGCAGCTCGTATTTCATGCCGAGGAACACGCCGCGGAGATTGACCCGGAGCACCTTGTCGAAGTCGTCCGTGGGGTAGTCCTCGAGCCGGTGGGCCCCTCCGGTGATTCCGGCGTTGTTGAACGCCGCGTCCAGCCGTCCCGCCTCCGTCTCGATGCGCTTCACGAAGGCGGAGAACTGCTCCTCGGCCGAGACGTCGATGCGAGCGATCCGGGCCTTCCCGCCAGCCTTCACGATGAGCGTCTGGGTTTCGGCCAGGCCCTTCTCGTCGAGGTCCGCGCCGTAGACGAGCGCGCCGCGGCTGGCGAAGGCGCGGGCCGCCTCACGTCCGATGCCGGAAGCAGCGCCCGTGACCAGGACGACCTTCTCCTTGAAATCGTTCGACATGGTTCTTCTCCTGGATGCAAGGGATTGAGTGTCAGAGGAAGGGCTCAGTCGCGCTTGAGCAGGTTGTGGACCATCAACGGCCCGCCGAACTGCTGGAGCCGGCCGCCGTCGGCGAGCTTGCCGAGCTCGATGGGCGCGAAGCCGAGCTGTTGAATCAATCCAGCGACCTCGGCATTGGCCCGCGCGTTGTTGCCCGACAGGAAGAGGACCCGCCGCCCGCCATCCATCTCCGGAACGCTGGCCAGAAGGGCCGCGGGGAGCGTGTTGAAGGCCTTCACCACCTGGGCACCCGGGACCGCGTCCGCCACGACTTCGCTCGAGAGACGGCCGCCCAGGTCGCTGGGCTTGAAGTTGGAGAAGTTGATCGCGTTCGTCGCGTCGACGACGATCTTCCCTCCCCAGCTCGCG contains:
- a CDS encoding trifunctional serine/threonine-protein kinase/ATP-binding protein/sensor histidine kinase; translation: MLGIPGYRVVGLIRGTGSNALFQAVREADGLPVILKTPMMASPGRLEGERYRREFGILQRLRDVRGVARPYACEWLGERPVLLLERVQGHPLSESTGEPLEPSRFLDLALSLVATLGEVHCRDVIHKDIKPSNIILEPSGAARLIDFGVATLQKVEYLDAAPTHLVEGTLAYMSPEQTGRMNRAVDYRTDFYSLGVMFYELLTGRRPFQGKDALEWFHAHLAQAPRPPHELNPRVPPALSAVVLKLLAKTAEERYQSAEGLRADLERCREASGQDVREVFALGTRDTPIRFQLPQRLYGREAQVSTLLEGFERVRRTGRPELFLVSGYSGIGKSAVVHELHKPVVERRGFFLSGKFDQFQRDIPYDILAQILRALVQQALARNEEEIARWRQQVNQAWGSHGQVLVDLVPQLEVLAGPQPALQTLPPGEEARRRFYWAIRQFFSVFATPAHPLVLFLDDLQWADPASLQMLSHLLSESDIPPMLWLGAYRDNEVSASHPLMQMLEGVRKAGGNLKELRVEPLSVAQVEQLVADTLPGATREVVAPLSALVHGKTGGNPFFLVQLLVALHQDGLLARVPGGGWHWDAEAVRTRDYSENIVDFMVGKLRQFPAGTQHLLRLAACVGKVFSLQMLGVLAGLGAGGDVEQGLEPALLEGMLVRSGPADYRFLHDRIQQAAHSLSSASELEAVHLRIGRLLLGSLSQEQLRESLFDVVSQLNAGAGLIEDAAERLHLARLNAEAGDKARAAAALRPAISYFSTAFSLIPGDPWETDRALAFELKLSQARCALMSGNIAEARRLVENLLPRASSRSDIEAVHGLKHDVHFASGEREEGITCMLECLVLLGMPLSRHPTWEEAVAAHEETWALLGGRPIESLIHLPPMTEPNVELVIRALFTLFNSAYSTNPPLLIVLLSRMVSLSLRHGFVAAAVPGFSWFGVITGSFFKRYRDGLAFARLAREFVERNDLSAKRGEVLLSSQFSSYWSEPLPKAQELVVSGFQHALHVGSTATAAYCGLELVLNRLAMGHNLEEVHRESLVRGEFLSKTGLLDPQESLLLAQRYVQQMRGCSLSFGTLDGEGFDERAFEARLPPVPRRSTRAFWVTRLQSRFMCGDYAEARRAADKAAELLQTNNGILFFREFNLYRALALAACFEGVTAEEQRQFLEAMQRHQRQLAEWAENCPENFHALERMVAAELARLEGRLEEAIRAYEEAIRSARENGATHYVALAAELAANFWRTRHAPLVAEGFAREARAAYLRWGALGKVQHMEAQWPHLSSEASTRDELTTSSTASTRIDALTVVKAWQAVSSEIVLEHLVTTLLRAAIENAGAQRGALLLPDGDTLSVAAISDAPSEGATPELPWTLLSYVRRTREHVLIGDASRPHPFFADAYLARGGARSVLCLPLLRQERFSGVLYLENDLAADAFSPARLTLLEHLASQAAISIENARLYEDVQRARAELRRANEELEQRVEERTRELKQAQARLVDTAREVGMTEVASNVLHNVGNVLTSAVVSLEVMRKAVGSLRVGRLRQAAALLVEQRENLADFLTTSPRGRQLPDYLTALGEELVNDQTRLMEDMEAMNRHIEHIRAIIQVQQTYARSSLMTEECELAQLIDDALRIQTGALQRHGVTVHRELEAVPRVKVDKHKVLQILINLISNARNALDSKPEGERNLWVKLRAEGSMARIQVVDDGVGISPEVKGKLFSHGFTTRKDGHGFGLHSSALAAQLLNGRLGLDSDGPGRGAVSTLELPLH
- a CDS encoding imm11 family protein, whose protein sequence is MTQTRFSYVVVPFFPGPEIAATEPVNKVLPLPALARRGVPLASKFPPTTEITLSTRSGNRFTDFIYTTTRVILASQRAWDLMRAEGVTEEQTEYLPFILKDRKGRVRPEKYGFVNPLLKVPCFDFEKSLYGRLPTETPGRLAGIRRLHILPEKVPEDVKLFRLAENTNTTLMRTDLLEKLQAAGMEGLRGIALGELLE
- a CDS encoding immunity 49 family protein; its protein translation is MGLKKLELLIHSMESRLRDNLGRLSEDGPVPDLTLETCRLYRRIGCGVLLASHDTGTCRERLSESARMFLMFLRAHEPLSEVDDKTRYYLARGRGEFLLDALCAGDVALTREIDEALPAAWMPDSENEEDFLYLKLLPALTPGVGPESPPAEDTQRLARLLAELDTPRLKALDALLRNHERDFEDALEAVTSEWREGIESERDSGTVDPFHDRTEANVFLEGTALVRVARLRKIKTAEQYPFIPAALLRPPRSASSRRGAR
- a CDS encoding imm11 family protein, whose product is MTQAHFSYVVVPYFPGPEIAATDPVSKALPLPVMARRGVPLAAQFPPSTEITLSTRSGNRFTDFIYTTTGVILASPRAWDLMRAEGVKEEHVEYLPFVLKDRKGKTRPEKYGFVNPLLKVPCFDFEKSDYTPLSDEPGAGFAGISRLQVIPDKIPEDAKLFRLAEHPNATLMRTDLLEKLQAAGMEGLRGIALGELLE
- a CDS encoding AHH domain-containing protein translates to MAKRKHYKSQPALLAEHKKEPKTTGCIWEHADFGRGDSWKTHPCHYQNNGFEESKGSRFNMYVPPQDKVDEVNRDRKKIREDTAGEYRGEVNKAREEMARQQERRASGEKLVGRDYFRYFAAEGRLRELTTKARDFLQKHIAGYGQPLHRLSLNKEAWNVGHAINSSLVTREYLGGHGYMQAKTKGISQPVNFAPDRHGQRLGAWFPYDHEYHHIIPRAALRSAILRQPTSVPFERRLATVSESKWNMHNPQNIILLAENPIVARIISLPAHCPWGARGHMVYSNMVERRLTEIAEEMEGDLSEEGEPHDVEKRAGAKLYKRLNALAKDLLTQIKTNQVLLS
- a CDS encoding TIGR02270 family protein, whose amino-acid sequence is MVEHIRRSLRWDIYETHLDEAAFRWSQWEAALDAPDFTLADTAELEERFAAHPDGLILGGAPVARRLLEPALASDEPERIVTAARALLRAEEPSGSAAVLAALPLAEPPALASLRRAFELAPSSAIPAPLPSLLEKEDATPALCALVLDTLGVHGLATAARCTPFLSHPEPEVAAAALRAASRARLPLEPALLQRTLNSKVPALRDAAILAGLMGSHPEAWAACRAAADSRVPDGRLPLLLLGLGGDERDLKRLLELLSDETLRANVLWALGFSGRVAAADACVTLMRETPVAALAGESFSAITGLRIEGVHSTAKEEQEEDAGDDLDADLSPKPEDALPMPHPEQVAAWWREARVRLDSRQRYLAGQPFTPQALLDALVSAPMRRRHALALELALRSQGAHQVPTRAFVEHQLARWRAIRAAPTTAFSRPFTERLRG
- a CDS encoding DUF6484 domain-containing protein, whose product is MVVDARTLQSAVAQRQKVVLLFENGDPRLPFIMGLIQEPTATPLLDALLESPPAQSRPSMEARVDGKRVVIEGQDEIVLKCGEASITLRRNGKVIVKGTNLESKATGTHRIKGGSVEIN
- a CDS encoding ester cyclase: MNDNALSEAAKAVVRRNTEEVQSRGNFELFEELFADDFLDHTPQPNRSPDKEGARALYHVLRAAFPDFRAEIHWQTAEGDLVTTYKTYHGTHLGTFLGVAPTGRKIHFETVDAMRVRDGKISEHWGVANLFSLMQQLGADPAGTKP
- a CDS encoding SDR family NAD(P)-dependent oxidoreductase, which encodes MSNDFKEKVVLVTGAASGIGREAARAFASRGALVYGADLDEKGLAETQTLIVKAGGKARIARIDVSAEEQFSAFVKRIETEAGRLDAAFNNAGITGGAHRLEDYPTDDFDKVLRVNLRGVFLGMKYELPLMKRGGGGAIVNTASVAALTGPGGMSAYAASKHGIQGLTRVAAMENAAHGIRVNALAPGWTETPMVIANSAQNPAFAEKARAAIPSRRGGQPAEIAAAAVWLCSPESSYVMGQMLVVDGGMTIGGFEFQPNTQTPGSTGETP
- a CDS encoding NADPH-dependent F420 reductase, translating into MTYAIIGSGAIGSALARQFARKGIDVLIANSRGPESLARLEKELGKNILPVSVEEATRADIVILAVPFKAVPDVVGSVASWGGKIVVDATNAINFSNFKPSDLGGRLSSEVVADAVPGAQVVKAFNTLPAALLASVPEMDGGRRVLFLSGNNARANAEVAGLIQQLGFAPIELGKLADGGRLQQFGGPLMVHNLLKRD